A region from the Pelecanus crispus isolate bPelCri1 chromosome 11, bPelCri1.pri, whole genome shotgun sequence genome encodes:
- the REXO5 gene encoding RNA exonuclease 5 isoform X3, whose protein sequence is MSGLTSTNSECIPKSSDLQCDPIIQKYGEKKQGLTSYTLTLEEQKNNYYPIQGSPGCKGYIYTECDQQRTDSSPLYGLDCEMCLTAKGNEVTRVSLVDAQGQCLLNELVKPEGAVVNYRTRFSGITKKMLLPVKTRLPDIQTRLKKLLPRDAVLVGHSLNADLQALEMIHPSVIDTSLLFARNEGRRFKLKFLAKAVLGKEIQCEQKLGHDPAEDARAALELAQFFIEQGPAKVAELNLEKLLTTEKLAEVSQNKAALQPQGCRARKRLNELPRLSKPCFLDCLQVTGQKPLLLGRQELDSSGLRQSNLSTSNKQILQRALEDVPLSTFSIIQFSLDPEYIASHLLAGLCEKVRSKLTDMLTIYAGPFEESFCLKSVKKEFGRCGPIQSLTVVTETCQPYVCIQYEVLEAAQLAVESLNGAEVAGSCIKVQRPVTAAMLDCDVLIKELELDVENEGVIYVAGLKKSLTETDLQEEFSQLKDLETLFLPKDLQSGKHRNCCFLKFQKSESAVNALEVINGWTVKGSRLRSRNALASGHLWRWIWQMNCSNGKQGGNILHEKMEQLSDSEQDLRKKVKKLDQHIKKLYRSLQSNTLCVVLFPGVNSTHGSQSGLGLMGIKDDGGRSAC, encoded by the exons ATGTCag GTTTGACTTCCACTAACAGTGAATGTATTCCTAAAAGTTCAGACTTGCAATGTGATCCCATCATTCAGAAGTacggagaaaaaaaacaaggcCTTACTAGCTATACTCTAACtttagaagaacagaaaaataattactatCCCATACAAG GCTCCCCTGGATGTAAAGGCTATATATATACAGAGTGTGATCAGCAGAGGACAGACAGCAGCCCCCTTTATGGTTTGGATTgtgaaatg TGCCTGACTGCAAAAGGGAATGAAGTCACTCGTGTCTCTTTGGTGGATGCACAGGGTCAATGCCTCTTGAATGAACTAGTGAAACCTGAAGGCGCAGTAGTGAACTACCGCACCAG attCTCAGGaatcacaaagaaaatgcttcttCCGGTGAAAACAAGACTGCCAGACATCCAAACCAGactaaaaaaattgcttccccGCGATGCAGTATTGGTGGGTCATTCTCTAAATGCTGATCTTCAAGCTTTGGAA ATGATCCACCCCAGTGTTATTGATACTTCATTGCTTTTTGCCAGAAATGAAGGTCGAAGATTTAAGCTAAAATTTCTAGCCAAAGCTGTTTTAGG GAAGGAGATTCAGTGTGAACAGAAGCTTGGGCATGATCCTGCAGAAGATGCTAGAGCTGCATTGGAATTGGCTCAATTCTTTATTGAGCAAGGACCAGCAAAG GTAGCAGAACTAAACTTGGAGAAGCTTCTGACAACTGAAAAACTGGCTGAGGTCTCACAGAATAAAGCTGCGTTACAGCCACAAGGATGTAGGGCCAGGAAACGGCTGAATGAGCTTCCACGTTTATCCAAACCATG tTTTTTAGACTGCTTGCAGGTGACTGGCCAAAAGCCCCTCCTTTTGGGCAGACAGGAACTAGACTCTTCTGGCCTGCGTCAGAGTAACCTGAGCACTTCAAACAAACAG ATTCTTCAGAGAGCCTTAGAAGATGTTCCCCTGTCCACATTCAGTATCATTCAGTTCAGTTTGGATCCAGAGTATATTGCATCTCACCTTCTTGCTGGACTTTGTGAAAAG GTGAGAAGCAAGCTGACTGACATGCTGACAATTTATGCAGGTCCTTTTGAAGAAAGCTTTTGCCTGAAGTCTGTGAAAAAAGAATTTGGGAGGTGTGGACCAATCCAGTCTCTTACAGTGGTAACTGAAACATGCCAG CCCTATGTCTGTATCCAATACGAAGTGCTGGAAGCTGCCCAGCTTGCTGTGGAAAGCCTAAATGGAGCTGAGGTAGCAGGATCCTGCATTAAG GTTCAGAGACCTGTCACTGCAGCAATGCTGGACTGTGATGTTTTGATAAAGGAACTAGAACTGGATGTAGAAAATGAAGGTGTGATTTATGTGGCGGGTCTAAAGAAGTCATTAACAGAGACGGACTTGCAAGAAGAATTCAGCCAGTTGAAAGACCTGGAAACACTGTTCCTGCCAAAGGATCTTCAGAGTGGAAAGCACAGGAACTGCTGTTTCCTCA AATTCCAGAAATCAGAGAGTGCTGTGAATGCCCTTGAAGTTATAAATGGATGGACTGTGAAGGGTAGCAGACTAAGAAGTAGGAACGCTCTTGCTTCAGGTCACCTCTGGAGATGGATTTGGCAAATGAATTGCAGCAATGGGAAGCAAGGAGGAAACATCTTACATGAGAAAATGGAGCAACTGTCTGACTCT GAGCAGGATCTAAGGAAAAAGGTGAAGAAGTTAGACCAGCATATCAAAAAGCTTTATAGAAGTCTGCAGAGTAACACCCTGTGCGTTGTTCTCTTTCCTGGCGTGAACAG CACGCATGGATCACAATCTGGCCTTGGTCTGATGGGAATAAAAGATGATGGAGGGAGGAGTGCTTGTTAA
- the REXO5 gene encoding RNA exonuclease 5 isoform X1 has product MAKAGCVNGYKRPAGAGEDAGWRQAARKRRKTDGGGRGPEEKSSRLSAALFGEDCEVSHDQLYELLKYAALGKCHNATQPSWCRIYHQSHLAGVVVIVLHEMSQLHFYKFYLQFKHLRKVFRHRFTLTPSANFLASLYGEGANLKPENTAQGLTSTNSECIPKSSDLQCDPIIQKYGEKKQGLTSYTLTLEEQKNNYYPIQGSPGCKGYIYTECDQQRTDSSPLYGLDCEMCLTAKGNEVTRVSLVDAQGQCLLNELVKPEGAVVNYRTRFSGITKKMLLPVKTRLPDIQTRLKKLLPRDAVLVGHSLNADLQALEMIHPSVIDTSLLFARNEGRRFKLKFLAKAVLGKEIQCEQKLGHDPAEDARAALELAQFFIEQGPAKVAELNLEKLLTTEKLAEVSQNKAALQPQGCRARKRLNELPRLSKPCFLDCLQVTGQKPLLLGRQELDSSGLRQSNLSTSNKQILQRALEDVPLSTFSIIQFSLDPEYIASHLLAGLCEKVRSKLTDMLTIYAGPFEESFCLKSVKKEFGRCGPIQSLTVVTETCQPYVCIQYEVLEAAQLAVESLNGAEVAGSCIKVQRPVTAAMLDCDVLIKELELDVENEGVIYVAGLKKSLTETDLQEEFSQLKDLETLFLPKDLQSGKHRNCCFLKFQKSESAVNALEVINGWTVKGSRLRSRNALASGHLWRWIWQMNCSNGKQGGNILHEKMEQLSDSEQDLRKKVKKLDQHIKKLYRSLQSNTLCVVLFPGVNSTHGSQSGLGLMGIKDDGGRSAC; this is encoded by the exons ATGGCGAAGGCTGGCTGCGTAAACGGGTACAAAAGGCCCGCCGGGGCCGGTGAGGACGCGGGGTGGCGGCAGGCGGCTCGGAAGAGGAGGAAGACGgatggcggcggccggggccctGAG GAAAAGTCATCTCGCTTGTCAGCAGCTTTATTTGGCGAGGACTGCGAAGTCAGCCATGACCAGCTATATGAGTTGTTAAAGTATGCAGCTTTGGGAAAATGCCACAATGCAACACAACCCAG ctgGTGCCGTATTTATCACCAAAGCCACCTGGCTGGGGTTGTGGTTATTGTTCTACATGAAATGAGCCAACTCCATTTCTACAAATTCTATTTGCAGTTCAAACACCTCAGAAAAGTGTTCCGGCAT AGATTCACATTAACACCTTCCGCCAACTTCCTAGCCAGCCTATATGGAGAAGGAGCAAACCTGAAGCCTGAAAACACTGCACAAG GTTTGACTTCCACTAACAGTGAATGTATTCCTAAAAGTTCAGACTTGCAATGTGATCCCATCATTCAGAAGTacggagaaaaaaaacaaggcCTTACTAGCTATACTCTAACtttagaagaacagaaaaataattactatCCCATACAAG GCTCCCCTGGATGTAAAGGCTATATATATACAGAGTGTGATCAGCAGAGGACAGACAGCAGCCCCCTTTATGGTTTGGATTgtgaaatg TGCCTGACTGCAAAAGGGAATGAAGTCACTCGTGTCTCTTTGGTGGATGCACAGGGTCAATGCCTCTTGAATGAACTAGTGAAACCTGAAGGCGCAGTAGTGAACTACCGCACCAG attCTCAGGaatcacaaagaaaatgcttcttCCGGTGAAAACAAGACTGCCAGACATCCAAACCAGactaaaaaaattgcttccccGCGATGCAGTATTGGTGGGTCATTCTCTAAATGCTGATCTTCAAGCTTTGGAA ATGATCCACCCCAGTGTTATTGATACTTCATTGCTTTTTGCCAGAAATGAAGGTCGAAGATTTAAGCTAAAATTTCTAGCCAAAGCTGTTTTAGG GAAGGAGATTCAGTGTGAACAGAAGCTTGGGCATGATCCTGCAGAAGATGCTAGAGCTGCATTGGAATTGGCTCAATTCTTTATTGAGCAAGGACCAGCAAAG GTAGCAGAACTAAACTTGGAGAAGCTTCTGACAACTGAAAAACTGGCTGAGGTCTCACAGAATAAAGCTGCGTTACAGCCACAAGGATGTAGGGCCAGGAAACGGCTGAATGAGCTTCCACGTTTATCCAAACCATG tTTTTTAGACTGCTTGCAGGTGACTGGCCAAAAGCCCCTCCTTTTGGGCAGACAGGAACTAGACTCTTCTGGCCTGCGTCAGAGTAACCTGAGCACTTCAAACAAACAG ATTCTTCAGAGAGCCTTAGAAGATGTTCCCCTGTCCACATTCAGTATCATTCAGTTCAGTTTGGATCCAGAGTATATTGCATCTCACCTTCTTGCTGGACTTTGTGAAAAG GTGAGAAGCAAGCTGACTGACATGCTGACAATTTATGCAGGTCCTTTTGAAGAAAGCTTTTGCCTGAAGTCTGTGAAAAAAGAATTTGGGAGGTGTGGACCAATCCAGTCTCTTACAGTGGTAACTGAAACATGCCAG CCCTATGTCTGTATCCAATACGAAGTGCTGGAAGCTGCCCAGCTTGCTGTGGAAAGCCTAAATGGAGCTGAGGTAGCAGGATCCTGCATTAAG GTTCAGAGACCTGTCACTGCAGCAATGCTGGACTGTGATGTTTTGATAAAGGAACTAGAACTGGATGTAGAAAATGAAGGTGTGATTTATGTGGCGGGTCTAAAGAAGTCATTAACAGAGACGGACTTGCAAGAAGAATTCAGCCAGTTGAAAGACCTGGAAACACTGTTCCTGCCAAAGGATCTTCAGAGTGGAAAGCACAGGAACTGCTGTTTCCTCA AATTCCAGAAATCAGAGAGTGCTGTGAATGCCCTTGAAGTTATAAATGGATGGACTGTGAAGGGTAGCAGACTAAGAAGTAGGAACGCTCTTGCTTCAGGTCACCTCTGGAGATGGATTTGGCAAATGAATTGCAGCAATGGGAAGCAAGGAGGAAACATCTTACATGAGAAAATGGAGCAACTGTCTGACTCT GAGCAGGATCTAAGGAAAAAGGTGAAGAAGTTAGACCAGCATATCAAAAAGCTTTATAGAAGTCTGCAGAGTAACACCCTGTGCGTTGTTCTCTTTCCTGGCGTGAACAG CACGCATGGATCACAATCTGGCCTTGGTCTGATGGGAATAAAAGATGATGGAGGGAGGAGTGCTTGTTAA
- the REXO5 gene encoding RNA exonuclease 5 isoform X2 — translation MPKALQQQEKSSRLSAALFGEDCEVSHDQLYELLKYAALGKCHNATQPSWCRIYHQSHLAGVVVIVLHEMSQLHFYKFYLQFKHLRKVFRHRFTLTPSANFLASLYGEGANLKPENTAQGLTSTNSECIPKSSDLQCDPIIQKYGEKKQGLTSYTLTLEEQKNNYYPIQGSPGCKGYIYTECDQQRTDSSPLYGLDCEMCLTAKGNEVTRVSLVDAQGQCLLNELVKPEGAVVNYRTRFSGITKKMLLPVKTRLPDIQTRLKKLLPRDAVLVGHSLNADLQALEMIHPSVIDTSLLFARNEGRRFKLKFLAKAVLGKEIQCEQKLGHDPAEDARAALELAQFFIEQGPAKVAELNLEKLLTTEKLAEVSQNKAALQPQGCRARKRLNELPRLSKPCFLDCLQVTGQKPLLLGRQELDSSGLRQSNLSTSNKQILQRALEDVPLSTFSIIQFSLDPEYIASHLLAGLCEKVRSKLTDMLTIYAGPFEESFCLKSVKKEFGRCGPIQSLTVVTETCQPYVCIQYEVLEAAQLAVESLNGAEVAGSCIKVQRPVTAAMLDCDVLIKELELDVENEGVIYVAGLKKSLTETDLQEEFSQLKDLETLFLPKDLQSGKHRNCCFLKFQKSESAVNALEVINGWTVKGSRLRSRNALASGHLWRWIWQMNCSNGKQGGNILHEKMEQLSDSEQDLRKKVKKLDQHIKKLYRSLQSNTLCVVLFPGVNSTHGSQSGLGLMGIKDDGGRSAC, via the exons ATGCCCAAAGCTCTACAGCAGCAA GAAAAGTCATCTCGCTTGTCAGCAGCTTTATTTGGCGAGGACTGCGAAGTCAGCCATGACCAGCTATATGAGTTGTTAAAGTATGCAGCTTTGGGAAAATGCCACAATGCAACACAACCCAG ctgGTGCCGTATTTATCACCAAAGCCACCTGGCTGGGGTTGTGGTTATTGTTCTACATGAAATGAGCCAACTCCATTTCTACAAATTCTATTTGCAGTTCAAACACCTCAGAAAAGTGTTCCGGCAT AGATTCACATTAACACCTTCCGCCAACTTCCTAGCCAGCCTATATGGAGAAGGAGCAAACCTGAAGCCTGAAAACACTGCACAAG GTTTGACTTCCACTAACAGTGAATGTATTCCTAAAAGTTCAGACTTGCAATGTGATCCCATCATTCAGAAGTacggagaaaaaaaacaaggcCTTACTAGCTATACTCTAACtttagaagaacagaaaaataattactatCCCATACAAG GCTCCCCTGGATGTAAAGGCTATATATATACAGAGTGTGATCAGCAGAGGACAGACAGCAGCCCCCTTTATGGTTTGGATTgtgaaatg TGCCTGACTGCAAAAGGGAATGAAGTCACTCGTGTCTCTTTGGTGGATGCACAGGGTCAATGCCTCTTGAATGAACTAGTGAAACCTGAAGGCGCAGTAGTGAACTACCGCACCAG attCTCAGGaatcacaaagaaaatgcttcttCCGGTGAAAACAAGACTGCCAGACATCCAAACCAGactaaaaaaattgcttccccGCGATGCAGTATTGGTGGGTCATTCTCTAAATGCTGATCTTCAAGCTTTGGAA ATGATCCACCCCAGTGTTATTGATACTTCATTGCTTTTTGCCAGAAATGAAGGTCGAAGATTTAAGCTAAAATTTCTAGCCAAAGCTGTTTTAGG GAAGGAGATTCAGTGTGAACAGAAGCTTGGGCATGATCCTGCAGAAGATGCTAGAGCTGCATTGGAATTGGCTCAATTCTTTATTGAGCAAGGACCAGCAAAG GTAGCAGAACTAAACTTGGAGAAGCTTCTGACAACTGAAAAACTGGCTGAGGTCTCACAGAATAAAGCTGCGTTACAGCCACAAGGATGTAGGGCCAGGAAACGGCTGAATGAGCTTCCACGTTTATCCAAACCATG tTTTTTAGACTGCTTGCAGGTGACTGGCCAAAAGCCCCTCCTTTTGGGCAGACAGGAACTAGACTCTTCTGGCCTGCGTCAGAGTAACCTGAGCACTTCAAACAAACAG ATTCTTCAGAGAGCCTTAGAAGATGTTCCCCTGTCCACATTCAGTATCATTCAGTTCAGTTTGGATCCAGAGTATATTGCATCTCACCTTCTTGCTGGACTTTGTGAAAAG GTGAGAAGCAAGCTGACTGACATGCTGACAATTTATGCAGGTCCTTTTGAAGAAAGCTTTTGCCTGAAGTCTGTGAAAAAAGAATTTGGGAGGTGTGGACCAATCCAGTCTCTTACAGTGGTAACTGAAACATGCCAG CCCTATGTCTGTATCCAATACGAAGTGCTGGAAGCTGCCCAGCTTGCTGTGGAAAGCCTAAATGGAGCTGAGGTAGCAGGATCCTGCATTAAG GTTCAGAGACCTGTCACTGCAGCAATGCTGGACTGTGATGTTTTGATAAAGGAACTAGAACTGGATGTAGAAAATGAAGGTGTGATTTATGTGGCGGGTCTAAAGAAGTCATTAACAGAGACGGACTTGCAAGAAGAATTCAGCCAGTTGAAAGACCTGGAAACACTGTTCCTGCCAAAGGATCTTCAGAGTGGAAAGCACAGGAACTGCTGTTTCCTCA AATTCCAGAAATCAGAGAGTGCTGTGAATGCCCTTGAAGTTATAAATGGATGGACTGTGAAGGGTAGCAGACTAAGAAGTAGGAACGCTCTTGCTTCAGGTCACCTCTGGAGATGGATTTGGCAAATGAATTGCAGCAATGGGAAGCAAGGAGGAAACATCTTACATGAGAAAATGGAGCAACTGTCTGACTCT GAGCAGGATCTAAGGAAAAAGGTGAAGAAGTTAGACCAGCATATCAAAAAGCTTTATAGAAGTCTGCAGAGTAACACCCTGTGCGTTGTTCTCTTTCCTGGCGTGAACAG CACGCATGGATCACAATCTGGCCTTGGTCTGATGGGAATAAAAGATGATGGAGGGAGGAGTGCTTGTTAA